DNA from Nymphaea colorata isolate Beijing-Zhang1983 chromosome 4, ASM883128v2, whole genome shotgun sequence:
ATAAAAGGAAATACGTGCCTAAGAAAGGAAAGCAATCAGAAAAATCAGgaggcaaaaacaaaaaagcttaAACAAAAGGTCAGCATGCTAGTAGCTAAGACAAAAGAAGCACTGCAACTCCCAAGCGAATCCGAGGGCGCCTGGCAGCTAATGTGTTTGAATTCCGTGATAGTTCGTCCATGAACGTGTCATCCGAgtgacagacagagagagagagagagagagagggacagctCCGTCTGCTCCATCTGAATAATAAGAGGAACGGTACAAGGAAAGGAAGAGTAGCGCTTCTGGAACAGGAGACGATAGAgaaggagagagtgagagaggcaTGGAGAACAAAGAAGCAAGGCTGAGGATGATGTACCTGGCGAACCTTATCAGCGTGCCCATGGCTCTCCATGCTGCGGTCAAGCTAAGCATACCTGACCTGGTTTGGCAAGGTGGAGCCAACCTACCCATCTCGCCCAAGCAACTTGCAGCCTTAATCCAGAGCAAGCTCGGTCTGGCAACAGAGCCGGACACGGCCAACCTTCAACGCATCCTCCAAGTCCTCGCCAGCCACGGAGTGTTCGAAGAGGTCCTGGAAAGTGGAAGCCAGGCCGCCAAGGCCTTCAGGTTGACTCACATCGGCCAGACCCTCGTGCCCGACGAGCAGGGGTTGTCGCTTGGTGCTTATATACTGCGAAACTACCAGGATGCTTTTGTTCAGGCATGGCCTCACTTGCATGAATCGGTGCTTGACCCGAGGCAAGAGCCGTTCAAGAGGGCTCATGGAGTGCCTGTCTACGACTACTACGCCAGGGATTCCACTTGCAACTTGCTGATGCAGAAAGCCATGAGTAGTATCTCCCTACCGTTCCTCAGGGCAGTGCTCGACTCCTATGATGGCTTTGGGTCCGAGGGGTTGAAGAGAATAATCGTGGACGTCGGCGGCAGCTCCGGTTCGTGCGTGGCTATGATCGTGGACAGGTACCCGGGATTGCAAGGGATTAACTTTgacctccctcaagttgtggcCGATGCTCCCCAACACAAGGGTCTCTTTCTTATCTCTCtcttatttg
Protein-coding regions in this window:
- the LOC116252786 gene encoding nicotinate N-methyltransferase 1-like isoform X2, which produces MENKEARLRMMYLANLISVPMALHAAVKLSIPDLVWQGGANLPISPKQLAALIQSKLGLATEPDTANLQRILQVLASHGVFEEVLESGSQAAKAFRLTHIGQTLVPDEQGLSLGAYILRNYQDAFVQAWPHLHESVLDPRQEPFKRAHGVPVYDYYARDSTCNLLMQKAMSSISLPFLRAVLDSYDGFGSEGLKRIIVDVGGSSGSCVAMIVDRYPGLQGINFDLPQVVADAPQHKGVTHIGGNMFDYVPEGDIIFMKSVLNSYSDEECKKVLENCHKALPENGKFILCDMAMPRVSDDSERTRMLLVFDIFLMTFHAANCRNRTESENRKLCEAVGFTGFKAFYNFDHFTTLMEFQK
- the LOC116252786 gene encoding nicotinate N-methyltransferase 1-like isoform X1 translates to MENKEARLRMMYLANLISVPMALHAAVKLSIPDLVWQGGANLPISPKQLAALIQSKLGLATEPDTANLQRILQVLASHGVFEEVLESGSQAAKAFRLTHIGQTLVPDEQGLSLGAYILRNYQDAFVQAWPHLHESVLDPRQEPFKRAHGVPVYDYYARDSTCNLLMQKAMSSISLPFLRAVLDSYDGFGSEGLKRIIVDVGGSSGSCVAMIVDRYPGLQGINFDLPQVVADAPQHKGVTHIGGNMFDYVPEGDVMFMKGVLTSCSDEECKKVLENCHKALPENGKLILCDTVVPAATDDSERTRMLLVADIFLMTFLAANCRNRTESEYRKLCEAAGFTGFRAHYNFDHFTALMEFQK